GAAGCCCCTGCTGCGCCAGTACGCCGGCAGGAAGGCCGCCTACAAGAAGCTCATGGCGACGATCGTGAAGGCCCAGCCGGCCAGCCAGGCGCAGCAACTCGAAGCGGCGCCGGCGCCCATCCTGGCCGCGCCCACCATCCTCGTTCGTCCCGGCGGGCCCGCCCGCACCGCCGTCGGCATGGACCCCTCCTTCACGCACTTCGCCCTGGTGGCCGTCGACCTGGCCACCTGGTGGCCCGTGGCCATGACCACCCTTACGACCCAGCCCAGCGACAAGAAGCTGGGCCTGCGCAAGGCCGACGACGACGGCCGCCGGCTGGAGATCCTGGCCACCGGGATCCGTGACTTCCTGCTGGCCCACCCGCCGGCCATCCTCTGCTGCGAGACGCCATCCAGCGGCGCGCAGAGCGCCGCGGCCTTGAAAGGCCTGGCCTATGCCAAGGCCCTGCTGGTGGCGGCGCGCGTCTACCACAACGTGCCCACCATCTGGCTTCTGCCGGGCGAAATCAAGGAGCGCGTGGGCGGAGGACTGACGGCCACCAAGACGCGCGTGGCGGACGTGGTCCGGGCGGTGCTGGCCCGGGACGGCCAGGCGTGGGCAGGAGCCGGCTGGGACGTGACCAAGGACAAGAGCGAGCACCAGTACGACGCCGCCGCGGCCATCATTGCCGCGCGCAGCGACGACCTCTTCATGGCGGCCATGCGATAAGGAGCCCACGTGGGGCACTACGTAGATCTCGCTGAGCGCATCAAGCGCGAGCTGACCATGGACAAGCTCGTTCCGCACCACACGGGACGAAAGCCCATCCGCTGCCCGCTTCCTGGCCACGCGGATAAAAACGGATCGTTCATCGTTTACAGCGAGACCAACTCCTGGTGGTGCCCCAGCCACCAGACGACCCCGTGTGGTGGCAGCCCCATTGACTTCATCATGGCGGACAAGGGCCTCGACTTCAAGGGGGCCGTGCGCTACGCGGCCGAGCTCATGCACCTGGACCTGACGCCGCCCACGGAGGAAGAGCGGGCGGCCGAGGAGGCCAAGCACAAGCGTGAGGAAACCCTGAGCGTCCTGGCGCGCTACGCGCACGGCCAGCTCATGGCCGACACGGAACCCGCCCGACTGGCGCGCGCCTATCTGGAAGGCCGTGGCTACTCTCTGGAGCTCCTGAAGGAGCACGTGGTCGGGCTTGCCAACCTGGCCAAGGTCTATCAGGTCAGGGCCACGCACCCCATCCTGGGCGAGTTCAATCAGGCCGACTTTGAAGAGGCGGGGCTCCGCACGGAGCGGGGTGGACTCCTCTTCCGCGACACCCGCATCTCCTTCCCCTTGCTCAAACGTCACCGCGTCACGGGCATGTCCTTCCGCGCACTACCCGAGTCCGAGGACAAGCGCAAGTTCGTCCACCTGGCCGGCCAGGCCGCGGGCCTGTGGAACGTGGACGCCCTGCACAACCCCGAGCGCAAGCTGGTGCTGGCGGAAGGCATCCCGGACGCCCTGCAGGTGGATACCTGGGGCATCCCCGCCGTGGGCAACCTGGGCCTGGAAGTCGCCAAGAACGCCCACCATTTCGCCCACCTGAAGGACGTCACCCTCGTATGGGACAACGACCCCGCCGGCCGTGGGCGCGTGGTGACCTCCGCGCGCGCCATCCAGGCCGCCCTGCGGGACGGCGAGGTGCGCATCCTGCACATGCCAGGCGAGAAGGACATCAACGACTGGGCCCGCGCCGGCGGCACGAAGGAAGAGTTCAAGGACCTGCTGGACGACGCGCCGGACCTGATCACTTACCAGATCGAGCAGTTGCCCGATGTGAAGGCCGGCGGGAAACTGCGGCGCGAGGATCAGGCTGCGGTGCAGGATGTCCTGGAGTCCATGACAGCCCTGTCTGAGCTGCGCCAGGCCGTCTATCTGGATCTGCTGAAGAAGCGTTGCGGACTCCAGATGGGCAGCCTTCGCGCGTCGCTGAAAGAGATCAAGTCGACTCAGGCAGAGCGGGTGCGGGCACAGGAAGCCGTTGTGCAAATGGAAACGAGCGCCGCAAGCAAGCTCATCTTCGAAGACACACTCCCCTACATCGCCTCTCTCTCCTTCACAACGGAAAGGACTTAAGTAGCATGAGCAATTTTCCCACCGCCAACATCGGTCTATGGATGGACGTCGACGACAACGGATTGCGCATCAAAGAGCGCTACGTGATCGAATCGTCGATCACGGATGACGGCATCCATGTGGTGCTGGTCCCGTACAAAAATCGTCAAGTGAATGACCCCAAACTCACGCGTTTCCCCGATCCGGACTTGCCACGGTGGAGCCACCCATCCACCATCCCTTTCAGCGTCGAGCGCTTCCTGAAGGACCCGGCCGCCAACACGCCCAACACCGCCGAGCTCTTCCAAGACATCCGGGCCCTCTTGAAGGAGTTCATTTGGTACCCGGCAGACCACGAGTTCGACATCATCGCCCTTTGGATCATGATGACCTACGTCTACCCGCTCTTCGGCACGCTGGGCTACCTGCACTTCAACGGCATCACGGGATCGGGCAAATCACTCTCGCTGGACTTCATCGCCGCCCTGGCCTTCAACGCCCGCAAGACCACCAGCATCACCGAGCCGGCCCTCTTCCGCTTGGTGCACGCCAACCGCTCCACCGTCATCCTGGACGAAGCAGAGAAGCTGAGCCACCCCAAGCCCGGGACCATGGAGGCCACCATCCGCCTGCTGTTGAACGACGCTTACAAGAAGGGGGCGAGCGCCAGTCGCACGAACATGGACACGGGCATGGTGGAGATGTTCGAGACCTTCGGACCCAAGTGCCTGGGAAGCATCAACGAGATCGACCACGTCTTCGGCAACCGCTGCGTCGTCATCCACAGCCTGAAGAAGCAAAAGGATGTGCGGCTCAAGGACTACGCCCAGAACGCGGCGGAGATCGAGGCGCGCACGATGGCGCTCAGGAACCGCCTTCACTGCTGGGCCCTGACCAAGTTCCTCGCGCTGCACCAGATCTACACCGTGGACCTCATGGGTGCGCTGCCGGACCTCATTAGCCGGGAGCGGGAAATCTGGCTCCCTCTGATCACCATCGCCCACCAGGTCGACCGCGAGTCCAACCTGGACGAAACGCAGTCACTGGTCGACATCCTTCTCAAGACCCAGAAGGAAAAGGAGAAAGAGCGGGACGAGCGGGCCCGCCGCGAGAACCTGGACATCCTCATCCTGCAGACGCTACTGAACTTGATCACGGGTGACGACCGGAAGATCTACGAGATCCTGATGGCCCCCCACGTCTACTTCTCACACAAGCTGGCCGAGGCCATTCACGCCGAGCTCGTCGACGATGGCGCGTGGCCCTTCGAGAAGAAGCTGACCACCAACCGCCTGACCAACACGCTGAAGACCCACCACGTCATCACGGAGAGCGACATCAGCCGCCCCACGGATGGTGGGAAGCGTGTGCGGGCGTTCCGCCTGCTCGAAGCAACCCTGAACGAGGCGTTGCGGCGCCTCCAGGGTCAGGAAGAGGAGGACGTGGGCCAGGATGCCAAGCCAGCGGCAGTAGCCTCCACGCAGCCGTCTGTGCCGCCCGGGCTGCCCGCCCAGACCACCACTCACGACGACGAACAACTCCCCTTCTGACGGAAAGGACTGAACCACCATGGCGAAGACCACCAAGCCGGCCCACCAGCTGGCGGACAGCTACCGCATCGTCGGGCTTGAGGCCGAGGATTTCATGCGCCTGAAGGCCGTGCGCATTGCCTTCGACCCTGCCGCACACGCGGTGGATCTATCCGGCGAAAACGGTCAGGGCAAGACCAGTGTCATCCAGGCCATCTGGACGGCCCTGGGCGGCGCCAAGGTCACACCGGGCGAGCCCGTGCACGAGGGCGCCGAGAAGGCCACCATCGTGCTGGACCTGGCGCCCGCGGACGACGCCCGCTCGAACAGCCCGCGGCGCATCCGCGTGACACGGACGGTCACGGCCGAGGGCGGCTGGGGCCTGAAGATCTGGACCCCGGACAAGGGCAGCTTCCCCAGTCCCCAGGCCATCCTGGACGCCTTCTTCCACACGCTGTGCTTCGACCCCAGCGAATTCGTGCGCATGAAGGCCGAGCTCCAGAGCAAGGTCATGATCGACCTGGCTGGCGTGAAGGAGCCCATCGACGCCCTGAAGGCCCGGCGCCAGGTGGTCTACGATCAGCGGACGGACATCAACCGCGACTTGAAGGCCGCCCAGGGGCGCCTGGAGGCCCTGGCCATGCCAGCCGCGAGTGTCCCCACGGAAGTCAGCCTGACGGAGCTGACCCGTCAGATGGACGCCGCGCGTGAAGTCGAAGACGCGGGCGCCGACACGCGCCAGGCGCTTCAGGATCTCTACCAGGAGCATGCCGAAGCCAAGGCCGAGGTCACCCGCCTGGAGATTTCCCTCACGGCCGCGCGCGAAAAGGTGACCCGCCTGGTGGCGCAGGGCAAGGAGAAGAAGCTGCTGGTGGACGCCCTGCAGCCGTCCGGCCTGGAGGCCCTGCGGACCAGGCTGGCCACGGCCGAGGCGGACAACGAGCTGGCCCGGTCTGCCAAGACTTACCGAAGGACGGAGGCCGAGGTCACGCGCCTGCAGGGCGAGAGCGAGACGCTGACCACCCGCATCGACGCCGTCAACGACGAGATCTCCCAGGTGCTGCTGGGCGCCAAACTGCCCATCGATGGACTGGCCATCACCGAGGACGGCACCATCCTCTACCGCGGCAAGCCCTTTGCCCAGGCCAGTGACGCTGAGCGCCTGGAGGTCTCGCTGTCCATGGGCGCGGCCATGCATCCCAAGCTCAAGTTCCTGGCCCTGCGCGAGGCCTCGATGATGACGGAGCGGACGCGCGAGCGGGTGAAGGCCTGGGCGACCGAGCAGGACCTCATGGTGCTCTTTGAGCTGGCCACCAGCCAGGAAATCGGGATCCACATCGTGGACGGCGGAGTTGCCGGAGCGAGCAGCGATCCCGGCAAGACCGCAGGCCTGGCGCCCGAATCCGACCCTGCGGACGACGATGAGGATTGACGCCATCGATCGCTGGCCGGGGGGCGCACAGCCCCTGTTTTTCGCCACCCCGGCAGCCTGGGAGATCCTGCATCTCCTGGATCGCCGCGGCCTGTCCATGAACGAGAAGCTTCGTCTCTTGGCGCCCTATTCAATGCGTGACATCCGCGGAGCTTACTTCCTGACCCGGGAACGTGGCGCGCTGCAGCGGCGCGAGACCTTGGTGTCCGGAGAGGACAAAGGCCGCGCGGATCGCATCAACGCCAGGCATGCCCTGCGCCGGGCGTTCTGCCAAGCTCAGGCGATGGAAGAGGCCGCGCAACTTGAGCGAGAGACCGAGTCCATCCTGGAAGAGGTGCGGGCCTCCCCGCCGGCCGGGTGTGGCTACCGAATCAAATCCGCCCGCCAGGTCCTGGCCTTGGCGAGTTCCCTGCAGCCGCTTCCGGTGCGGCTGCAATTGCTCATGGAGGTGCGCGTGGAGGACCTGGCGGCGGGCATCGCGCGCTTGCAAGCGCTGACTCCTGGCCAGTTCATTCACGCACGCTGGCCAACGCCCCACGAGCGCCACATGACCATCCGCGCCCTGGAGCTGGCGATCGGGCTTCTGGCCGAAAGGAAAGCGTAGGCACGGAGGGTCGTCCATGGCCACACCCAAGAAGAAGCGGCGGCCTGGCGCACCACCGCGCGAGGATATCAACACGGATCCCCGCTGGCTCAATTGGGAGTTCCTGGCCGCCTTTGGCGTGGATGATACCGGCCATACCTACCTGGACGCCATCAAGCAGCACTGCTGCATCAAGAGCGACGAGGATCAATGGCTGGAGGACCTGGTGCGGCGTGCGCACCAGGTGCATGACCGGGCCGGGCACAGCACCATGGGCCGGGCCGCCGCCTGCGACTTCCTCCGCCGGGCAGGCATGGTCCTGCTGCCCGACCTCATGGACGACCTGGGCGTGGGCGGCACGCTGAAGCCCCGCGCGGCGTTTTGGTGGCCGGCAGCACTCACGACGGTCATCGTGCAAACGAACTGGAAGGTCTCCTCCATGCCCGCTTAGTCTTGTGCCCTCCGCACTTTTCTCACCTTTTTCGGACCCCCTGTCCGATTTCGGCCCTTTCGCCGCCCCTTTGGTGGGAAACACCAACGGCGGAGGCGACATGCCCATTCCCATCCAAACCTCCAAGCGCGTCACCATCGCGCCCACGTGCGCCAACGGATGTGGCGCGAAGTGAAGATCGCGTCCGAGGACTCCAGCCGAATCCTGGCGGCCATCCGCACAGAGCTTGGACACGACCCCGCGCGCCCGCCGGCCTATCTGACGGAGGTCGAAACCGCCACCGTCCTTCACCAGAAGCGCTCCAACATCCGCAACTGGCGCTACGCCGGCAGCCAGCCCCTCCCCTGGCGAAAAGTCGGCGCCGTTGTCCTCTACCTGGCTGACGACGTCGCCCAATTCCTGCTGACCAAATCCACTGGAGAGAAAGCATGACCACCCAGCTTGTCGCACTGGGCATTGTCGCCGTTTGTCTGCCCCTCGCATGGCTGTGGCACCGCCACGACGTCCGTCGCCAGGTGGCCACGGACCGCGCCGCTTGGCGCCTGGAGATCGCCCGCGGCCTTTCGGAGGCAGCTGTCGCCACGGCCGCGGCATCG
This genomic interval from Candidatus Delongbacteria bacterium contains the following:
- a CDS encoding toprim domain-containing protein; protein product: MGHYVDLAERIKRELTMDKLVPHHTGRKPIRCPLPGHADKNGSFIVYSETNSWWCPSHQTTPCGGSPIDFIMADKGLDFKGAVRYAAELMHLDLTPPTEEERAAEEAKHKREETLSVLARYAHGQLMADTEPARLARAYLEGRGYSLELLKEHVVGLANLAKVYQVRATHPILGEFNQADFEEAGLRTERGGLLFRDTRISFPLLKRHRVTGMSFRALPESEDKRKFVHLAGQAAGLWNVDALHNPERKLVLAEGIPDALQVDTWGIPAVGNLGLEVAKNAHHFAHLKDVTLVWDNDPAGRGRVVTSARAIQAALRDGEVRILHMPGEKDINDWARAGGTKEEFKDLLDDAPDLITYQIEQLPDVKAGGKLRREDQAAVQDVLESMTALSELRQAVYLDLLKKRCGLQMGSLRASLKEIKSTQAERVRAQEAVVQMETSAASKLIFEDTLPYIASLSFTTERT
- a CDS encoding AAA family ATPase, whose amino-acid sequence is MAKTTKPAHQLADSYRIVGLEAEDFMRLKAVRIAFDPAAHAVDLSGENGQGKTSVIQAIWTALGGAKVTPGEPVHEGAEKATIVLDLAPADDARSNSPRRIRVTRTVTAEGGWGLKIWTPDKGSFPSPQAILDAFFHTLCFDPSEFVRMKAELQSKVMIDLAGVKEPIDALKARRQVVYDQRTDINRDLKAAQGRLEALAMPAASVPTEVSLTELTRQMDAAREVEDAGADTRQALQDLYQEHAEAKAEVTRLEISLTAAREKVTRLVAQGKEKKLLVDALQPSGLEALRTRLATAEADNELARSAKTYRRTEAEVTRLQGESETLTTRIDAVNDEISQVLLGAKLPIDGLAITEDGTILYRGKPFAQASDAERLEVSLSMGAAMHPKLKFLALREASMMTERTRERVKAWATEQDLMVLFELATSQEIGIHIVDGGVAGASSDPGKTAGLAPESDPADDDED